The DNA region CTCCAGGTGGCCACCTCGCCGGCGACGTCGAGGTCGACGAGAACGACTGCCGGCGAGCGAGGAGTCACCGGAGTGTTCGTCGTCTCGTCTGCGTTGGCGGATCGCCCCGCGCTGCCGCACGACACAACCAGGAGCGCCGAGCATGCCAGCAGGATGCCGAATCGCCTGCGCCGGTAAATGTATCGGCGTCGTGCTTGTCCTGCCATCAACAGCCGCTCGGATTGGTACTCATCTCGCCGCTTCGCATCGGCATGCCGTCGACCACCGCATAAATCGTTCGAAGATCCGGCACTTCGTTGACACGCAGTTTCTCGCCACCGTCTTTTCCGATCAACAGCACGCTGAAAGCGTTTTCACTGATCGCATACTGGTTCGCCAACCGTTGTGACTCGTCGGCGTTGATGACCTGGCCGTCGAGTGTGCTCGTGCCCTCCGTCACCACGAGGCCGATCACCATGTCGCGATCGACGAACTCGCATCGGCTGGCCTCGATTCGGCTCAGCGTTTCGACAAGCCTTGGATCGCGGTCCGCAGGCGCGAATACGAGTAAGGGACGATGTTCCCAGAGGTGGTCACTGAGTTCGGCAGCCACGGCGGTAGCCGACCCGAACGCAGCGCTCGCCAACAGAACAATCAGCATGAGCACCGATCGGTAAGCCCTGCGCGTCGTTGGCATCGTAATTCTCTACTCTACCGACTTGTGCCGCCAGCTTCCGACCCGAAGTTGAGATCGGCGGCATGAGCACCCGCGTCCTTGCTCCCGTCCACCGGCTTGATCGTGGTCACCCGTTGTCTCGCCACGTGAGCACCTGCTTGAGCGACGTGACGTCGTAACCGTTGTCGGCGGTGAGTTCGGTCTGGAACAACGTCACTCCGACCTCGCGGAAGGCGTCGGCGCTGTCGGCATTCTCCCAGAGCGTCGAGCGTTCGATATCGGAGCCGTTGCGGCCGAACGTTTCTGCCAGCTCATCGACGAGGTCGCTGGACCTGCGGAAGGCGTCTAGATCTTGAAACGCGTGCCAGATGTCGGCGTGCCGGGCAACGGCGGGAAGAGAGCGCTTGGGCCCCGTGCCTCCGATGAGGATCGGTAGCTTGCGCACGGGCGGCGGAATCAGTGCTGCGAGCCGGTTCTCGATGCGAATCAGGCTTTCGTCGAACAGATCGAAGCGGGAACCGAAGGTACCGAAGTCGTAACCGTAAGTGGTGTAGTCTTTTTCGTACCAACCCGCACCGAGTCCGAGGATGAGCCGGCCGCCGCTGATGTGGTCGACGGTGCGCGCCATGTCGGCGAGCAGGTCCGGATTGCGGTAGCCGACTCCGGTGACGAGGAGCCCGATCTCGGCGTGTGAGGTGATCTCGCCCCAGGACGCGAGCGCGGTCCACCCCTCGAAGTTGGCGACGTCGGGCTGGTCGTCGAACATCACGGGCTTGCCGTCGACAATGCCCTCCATCGCCGGGCGGTGGAAGTGGTCGTAGCCGAAGATCACGTCGACGCCGAGATCGTCGGCGGCCAGTACGGCATCGCGCCACGTGCGGTAATCGGGCGCGCCGCCGGGCTGGATCTGTACGGCGACGCGGATGGGACGGGTCATGGAAGCTCCTGAGTCGGGGGGAGAGGCGACTCTTGAGCCAAGTTCACCGGTACGGGGTTTATTCCGGATCGGCACGTCTCGGCATCGACCGGGTCATCCCAGGATCGCCCGAGCTGCGCGCTCGGCGATCAGCATCACCGGCGCGTTGGTGTTCCCGGACGTGATGGTGGGCATCGCCGATGCGTCAACCACTCGAAGGCCGGCGACCCGGTACACGCGACAGTCCGTGTCGAGCACCGTAGTGGCCGAGCGTGGCACACCGCGCGGGTCAAAGGCTCCCATCGTGCAGGTGCCCACCGGATGGAAGATCGTGGTACCGAGTTCACTGGCCGCCCGCTGGAGATCTTCGTCGCTCACCAATTGCGTTCCGGGAAACAACTCTTCGGGGCAGTAGCGGGCCAGGGATGGCGCTGCCATGATCTGCCGGGTCATCCTCAAGCCCCGCACGGCGGTGTCGCGATCGGCGTCAGTGGACAGGTAGTTGCAGGAGATCGTCGGGTAGGTCAGCGGATCTGCACCTGCTATGCGCACGTGGCCACGCGAGCTGGGTCGGAGATTGCACACCGAGGGTGTGATCGCTCCGAAAGAATGCAGAGGTTGGCCGAACTTGGCCAGCGACAAGGGCTGCACATGCCACTCGAGATCGGGACTGGCCAGTGCGGGTTCGCTTTTGGCGAAAGCGCCCAGCGTGGAGGGCGGCATGGTCATGGGTCCTGATCGCATCAGCAGGTATTGAAGTCCCATGCCTGCACGGGTGATCCAATTGCGGTACAGGGTGTTGACGGTACGGGCGCCCCGCACCTGGTAGACCGTTCGCAGCTGCAAGTGGTCCTGGAGGTTCTCACCCACTCCGGGCAGATCGACGGCCACCGGCACGTGCTGCTGGGTGAGTAGCCCGGCCGGGCCCAGACCCGAAACCTGCATGAGCTGCGGCGACCCGATCGCTCCGGCGCTCAGGATCACCTCCCGCCGGGCCCGGACGTCGATGGTGCGACCGTCCTTGAGCAGCCGCACACCGGTAGCGCGGTGCGCAGCTGTGGTCCAGGCACCGCGACGCTGGTCGTCGCGGACCTGGTCGTCCATCAGCAGCTGCAGGGCCTGGGTGTCGGTATAGACGGTGAGATTGGGTCGGTGGGCGACGGGATGCAGGAACGCATCGGCCATTGACCAGCGACGGCCGCGCCGTTGGTTGACGTGAAAATACGCACTTCCGGCGTTGTCTCCGCGGTTGAACTCGTCGATCGGGGCTATGCCCACCTCGGCAGCGGCGGCCTGCCAGGCATCCAAGATCTTCCAGCGCACCCGCGGCCGTTCGACGGCGATCTCACCACCGGCACCGTGCCACTCGTCGGCACCGCCGAAGTAGTCTTCCAGTTCTTTGTAGATCGCCAGGGTCTCGCCGGCACCGTCCGCGCCACCCCAGAGCCAGCGATCGTCACCGGTGGCCTGCGCCCACAGGTCGTAGTCGCTGGCTTGGCCACGCATATGGATCATGGCGTTGATCGACGAGGAACCGCCGATCACTCGGCCCCGCGCGTAATGAATGCTGCGGTCGGCCAGACCTGGGTCGGGCTCGGTGGTGAAGCACCAGTCGGTGCGGGGGCTGGCAATGGTGTACAGGTAGCCCACCGGGATCTTGATCCAGAACCAGTTGTCGTTGCCGCCGGCCTCAACCAAGAGCACACGGTGAGCAGGGTCGGCGCTCAGCCGGTTGGCGAGCAGGCAACCCGCACTGCCCGCTCCCACGATGATGAAGTCGAAGTCGACGACGGGGTTCATTTCCGGCACCGGGGGAGAGTAAAGCTTCGGAGCAACCAATGGTCGCGAAAAAGGACGCATGATCGTCCCGATCTATGCCGATCTGTGCACGAACGGCTTTCGCTGGTAGCATTTCGCATCCCATATCGGTACCATCGCGCCATGAGCAAACAGATCGCCGTACGGCTTCCGGACGAGGTCGTCGATTTCATCGACAGGCAAGTAGACCAGCGGCACGTCGAGAGCCGCGCATCATTTGTACTCCAAGCGCTCCAACGTGAGCGACGCCGGCTGATCGCTGCGCGCGACGCGGCTATTCTGGCCGAGCAGACCACCGACGACGATGACTTCGATGCGCTCGCTGCACATACGTCTACCCTCGAATTGGATATCGATTGAGACCAATTCATGTGGCCCAACTCGACAAGGCTCGGCCCGTTCTGATCCTGACCCGGGAACTCGTGCGGCCTCACCTGACCAGAGTCACGGTCGCACCAATCACCGGAACAGTTCGCGGCCTGTCGACCGAGGTTCCAGTGGGTGTGCGAAACGGGCTCGAGAAAGATTCCGCCGTCAGCATCGACAACATTGTCACGATCCCGGTCGCGGCGCTGGGGCGCCAGATCGGGTTCTTTCTTCCTGATCAAGAGGAATCACTGACAACGGCGATTCAGCACGCCTTCGATCTCGACTGACAGGCAGGGACGTTTTCTGTGCAGGGATGCGACGCCGCCCGCAAGGATCAGTGACCTTCCAGCAGAGAACGCGACTGCGGCGGCGAAGAGGTGGTCCGCTTCGAAAGCTCTTGGGAAAGTGGTGAAATACGGCGTGTTCTCGGCCGCGATGGACCTCGACGGAGTCGGCGTCCCGTTCGTCGAGGCCGTCATAGTCCTCGCCGCCCAGGGCAGCGAAGCGGACTAAAGTTGCCCCAGGGGTCGGCAGACATTGGACAAGGCGTTCCAGTACTGACCGGGCGCGCAGCTCTCCGCCGGACGCGGCGTCTGGCAGGTGTTGGTGATCGGATCCCAGAATTGTCCGTTGACGCAATTTGGGGGCTGAGCCGAACCCATCCCAGCGCCGAACAGTGACCCGGCAGCAATTGGAGCGGCCGCAAGAATGGCGATGGCCGAACGGCGCAATCGGTGATTTGACATAGGCGTATTTTGCCCGACCAAGTGCTTTGCCACACCCTTTCGGTAGGACACCATTCCCGCCGGCACAGGTGCTGAGACATCGGCAGACAGGGAACCGAGTACCGAGTGCGTGCATGCAGCATTTTGTGAGGAGTGACCGATGGCGACCTTGACGATTCGCGATTTTGACGACGACCTCAAAGCGGCACTTCGTGTTCGCGCAGCAGAGCACGGCCGGTCGATGGAATCGGAGGTGCGCGAGATCTTGCGCACTGCATTGGAACGCCCTACGGGTGGTCCGGGGATGGCGACGCGGATTCGGCAGCGCTTGTCGGGAACCGGGGGTGTAGAGCTTGACCTGCCCAGCCGGACCGAACGTCCATGTGCTGCGGTCCTTGACGAATGATCGTCTTGGATACCAACGTCGTCTCGGAGTTGATGCGCCCAGCACCGGAACCTGGTGTCACTAGTTGGATCGACAGTTTCGATGTGTTTGACATACTGCCGACTGCGGTGACGGCGGCCGAATTGACGTGCAGCGTCGCCCGATTACCGAACGGGCGTCGCAGACGTGAGCTGGTGCAAAGGTCGAAGGACTGCTGGCGGAGGATTTCCGGGACAGGATCTTGCCTTTCGATGCGCTGGCTGCAAAAGCCGCTGCTGGGGGCCGCGGCAGCGATATGAAAACAGCGCTCACGTGGAACCGGTGATCGTCTTACAAAACGTCCTACACTGTTGCTATGGCTGACACGATTACCTTCCGGCCCGACGAAGACACAACGAAGGCGCTGGAGGTCTTGACCAAAGACGGTACGGCTGTGTCGGCAGCCGTTCGGTCTGCCCTTATCGATGCCGCACGACGGAAGGCTGGCGCGGCGATTCGCGCCGAGGCGGAAAGGCTCGCCGGAGACGCGTCCGATCGCGCTGAGGCCATGCAGGTGCTGCGCGATATGGAGACGCTGCGTGCGTGGTGAGGTCTTTCGGTTGCATGCCGCGAGGGGGAGTCGCGGTCACGAGCAGTCCGGTTCCCGATACGCCGTAGTCGTCCAGTCGGATCAACTGCCGCTGTCGACCTGGCTGGTTGCGCCGACATCCACGTCGGCTCGTGCTGCCAGCTTCCGACCCGAGGTCGAAGTTTGCGGCGTGAAGACCCGAGTGCTTGCTGAGCAGACTGCAGCGATAGATCCAGGCCGGCTAGGCGGTAGCGTCGGGTTCCTCAGCTTCGACGACTTGCGCCGCGTTGATGCGGCCCTGCGTGTCGTTCTCGAGCTCTGAGCGCTGCGTGAAACACCACACATCATCAGGACGAAAGCAATTGGTAGAAAACGTGATACGGCGCGGGTTTACTGATAATCCGCCATATTCGATCCCGCCGTATTCCTTTCCGGGGCGGGGCCGGCTGATCGCCACCGGCACTTAGATGTAGACCCTGGGAGCCGTCCCGCTCAACGCATGACACAAGGACCCGCCGACGCTCGAAGTTTGTACCGGCGTTGGTTTGCTGAATACTTCGGACGACACGCCGCTACCTGTGTCTACAATTCGTCTACACTGGTTCCATGGCAGCAGAAACCACAACCGTCCGGGTCCGCCGTCCCGATTCTGAACGGCTGCAATCTTTAGCGAAGGCTCGCCAAACCGCCGTCGTCGACGTCGTGCACGCAGCAATCGACGCCTTGGAAAGGCAGGAATTCTTGCGGGGGCTAAACGGGGATTACCAGCGCCTGCGCAACGACCCCGAACTGTGGGAGCAATACCTGGCCGAACGTCACGAGTGGGATCCACTGGCTTGATCTGGCGAGGGGAGGTCTACCACGTCGATCTCGGCCAGCCATTAGGACACGAGCCAGCCTTTCACCGCCCGGCGGTGGTGGTGTCGATCGACATTCTCAACAACGGACCGGGCGACCTGGTGGTCGTCGTGCCGATCACGACCGTTGGGTACGGCCTGCGAAGCCACGTCGAACTTGAGCCAGCGAAAAGCGGTCTGGACCATATTTCCTACGCTCGCTGCGACCAACTGCGAGTGGTCTCCACCGAACGACTGTCATCCCACCAGGGAATCATTGGTCCAGAACAGATGCAAGCCATTGACCAAGCGCTGCGCTTCGTCCTAGATCTGTGAAGGTCCAGCTCCCGGCGTCGCCGTCGTCGGATGAAAACAATTGGGATGCAAGGCGATACGGTGTACTTTGCTGGTAAAGCTGCATATTCGATTCCTGCATATTCGATCTCGGTCTACGAGCCCCGGCGCGAACCCGAACTTTGTATATACTTATCCTTAATTTGGTATATACGGTGGGAGGCTTATTGGATGACGAAGCGACTGATCGATCTCGACGATGACCTGCTGGCCGCCGCGCAAAAGGAGCTCAAGACGTCCGGCGTATCGGACACCGTGCGCATCGCATTGCAGCAGGCAGCAGCCTCGTCTGCTCGTGCACGCCAGATCGCTTGGCTGCAAGCCGGCGGCCTAGGGGAGATGGCGGACCCCGATCAACGTGGTGACGTGTGGCGCTGATCGCTCGGCACCTCATCGATACCAGCGCGGCAGCACGGATGAAGCACCCCGAGGTTGCCGCCAGGCTGGCCCCGCTCATTGAGGCCGGATTGGTCGCAACCACCGCTCAGCTCGACACCGAGGCGCTCTACAGCGCCCGCAGCCCTAACGACTACGAACAACTCCGGTCAGACCGCCGTCTGGCCTATGAGTACCTGCCAACCGATGACGAGCACTGGAAGATGGCACTCGGCGCGCAACGGCAGCTCGCCAGCACTGGTCGCCACCGCGCGGTCGGCATGGCCGACCTCCTGATCGCCACCATCGCAGGGGCCCATGATGTGACGCTGATTCACTATGACGCCGACTTTGAGATTGCCGCAGAGGTACTCCCGTTCCGGCATCAATGGGTTCTGGAACGGGGAACAGTCTGACTGTTTGATGTTCCAAAAACTATGGGCAACAACGCAATATGCAGTCCTTTGCTGGTAACCCGCCATATTCGATTTCGCCGTATTGTCTCGGCGTGTGCTGGGAGCGACGTAGTCGACCATCCTGGGAACAGGCCTTCGCAGCTGCCTCGGCAAGTGGGGTCACAGGTCAGCGTGTCGCCGGAACGGCTACGGGCGTAGCGTGATTCATCTGATGAACACGGCGTACTTTACTGGATACCGGCAGTATCAAGTTTGGTCGTATTGTGCTGCCAGACTGGACAAGAGTTCTTGTGCGTCCCGCTTCTCATTGAATCTGGGGCAAGTGGGCATCCGTTTGCCGGGGAACTACCGACTGTTAAAGACGCAGCCGTTGCGACCGGGGGTTGGAACCGTCGGCCGGGTAGCGCACCGATGCCGACGACGGCAGCGGTAAAGCACAGTCCGGCGATGACTGCGCAGGCCGTTGTGAGGCCAGCGAGAAACGAATGTTGTGCGGCGATGAGGAGCGTCGGGTTGTCGGTAGCGAATCCGAAGGCGACTTGCACAGAGTCCGCGGCTTCACCTACTTTGCCGGCCGCCGCGAATGCGCTGTCGGCGAGGTGGGCACCGAAGATCGATGAGAACAAGGATCCGACGACGGCGACCCCGAGTGTCGAGCCCAACTCGCGGGTGGCGTCGTTGACCGCCGAGCCGACGCCAGCCCGCGCCGGCGGGAGCACCAGCATGATGGATTCCGTTGCAGGAGTTGATACTAACCCGATACCGAGTCCCATGAGTAGCATCTGCGGAACGATGATCGTCCAGTACTGGGTGTCGGTGTCGATGCTGCCGGCGATCCAGGCCATCGCGGTTCCGAAGGAGATCAGTCCGCTGACGACGACGGTGCGGGTGCCGATGCGTGGTGCGAGCAGTCCGCCGATGACGGAGCCGACGGCGATCGAGAGCGCGACTGGCAGGATGCGAAGACCGGTGTCGAGGGGGCTGAACCCGCGCAGAACCTGGAAGTACTGGGTGATGAGGAAGATGAAGCCTGACAGGGAGAAGAAGGTGACGGTCACCGATGCGCTGGCGGCGCTGAACCGGCGATCGGTGAAGAGCCTGATGTCGAGCATGGGGTGTTCGGCTGCCTGTTCGATCGTCACGAACGCCAGTGCCAGAGCTACCGTGGCGATGAAACCAAACACCGTGGCTTGGCTGTGCCAGCCCCGAACCGGGGCCTCGATGATCGTGTAGACCAGAGTCCCAAGCAAGGCGATCGAGGTTGTCAGGCCCCGGATGTCGAGCGCGGGCACGCCAGGGTCCCGTGATTCCGGCACCAGCAGGGAAGCTAGCACCGCCGCCAGCACTGCGAGCGGTATGAGCGCCCAGAAGACGCTGCTCCATGCGAAGTGTTCGAGCAGAAAGCCACCAGTGACCGGCCCGGCCGCTACCCCGACGCCAACGACGGCGCCCCATCCTCCGAGCGCGATGGCGCGTTGGCGTCGATCGGAGAAGGTGTTGGTGATGATTGACAGTGTGGTGGGAAAGATCAGCGCGGCGAAGATTCCCATGCTGAAACGCGCGGCGACCAGGGCCCCAGTGCTGGCGGCCAGGGCCCCGAGGGCGCTGGTGGCGGCGAACCCGAGTAGTCCGATCAGGAGCGCTGGGCGCCGCCCGTAGCGGTCCGACAGGCTGCCTGCCGCCAGGACGAGTGCGGCGAACGTGAGGTTGTAGCCGTCGACGACCCACTGCAGGTCGCGGGTGTCGGCGTGGAGTTCGGTTGCGATGCTGGGTAAGGCGACGTTGACGATCGTGACGTCGAGGTTGATAGCGAGGACCGCGATGTAGACAGCGGCCAGGATGCCCGCCTTGCGATTCACGGTGATGCCTCGAAAATGGCTGTTGCGGAAGCTGTTACGCAAGAGAAGAACGGATCGTAGGCCACTACGATCCCGATCGGGTGTGCCAGCTGCGGATCGCCGCGGCGAATTGCTCAGGAGCGTCGGAGGGGACGAAATGACCGGCGCCTTTGACGATTACCGTCTCGTGATCCGTGAAAGCGTTCTCCCACCGTTCCAGTTCGTTCTGCCCGAATGCAAAGTCGGCGTCGCCCCAGATGATCAACGTGGGTAGTGCCGCGATGGCGTTCAGTCCCGATTCGATGTCGGCGAGAAACGCACGGCTGGCGGTGATCTCGCGGGGGAAAACCGCGGAAGCTTCCCGCCGCGATGGGCTGTCGAGAGCCTTCTTGTAGTGGTCCATCTGCTCACTGGTGGGTTTGGTCAGCCGGTGCCCGACCGGGATCATCACGTTGACGAACAGGTTGAGCTGCCGGATCAGCAGCCGCCCGACTGGACTGCCCATCACGTGGGACATCGTCTGCACGACCGGGTCGCCGACCGGCCATGCCCACGTGTTGGTTAGCACCAGCTTGTCGAAGGCCTCGGGCCGACGTTGCACCATTGCTAGTCCGATCGGGCCGCCCCAGTCGTGGCCCACCAGCGTGACGCCGCTCAATTCGAGTGCCTCCACGAACCGGTCGATCACCTCCGCGTGTTCAGTGGGTAGATACCGGTATCCCGGTGCCGCCGACGACAGTCCGAAACCGGGGTAGTCCACTGCGATGCAACGGAATTCCGCTCGTAGGGATTCGATCACCTTGCTGTAGTCGAACGACCAGGTTGGGTTGCCGTGCAGGAACAACAACGTGGGTCCCGACCCTTCGTCCACGTAGTGCACGCGGTGCCCGTCGATATCGATGAAACGGCTCTCGAACGGGAACAACTCGTCATCGACCCAAGCGGGTCTCTCTGCGATTGCCATTCCGCCCCCTCCAATGATCGGATATAATCAAGTGAACTTTAAAATAGCAAGTAGAAGGCGATGAGTCGAGACTACGGCCAGTACTGCGGACTTGCCCGGTCCCTGGATGTGGTGGGCGACCGGTGGAATTTGTTGATCGTCCGCCAGCTCCTGATGGGACCCGCTCGTTACGGAGAGCTCCGCGAAGGACTGTCCGGCATCGCGACGAATCTGCTGACCGACCGGCTCCGCGGCCTCGAAACCGCTGGTGTGATTGAGCGAAAACTGTCCGACGACGCCGGCGCGATTACTTACGCCCTCACCCCGTGGGGTACACAGTTGCGCGAGCCCATCAATGCGCTCGTCCGCTGGTCTACCCCGCTGATGATCCGCGGACCTGCGGGCGATGAATTCCGCCCTGAATGGCTTCTGGTGGCACTTCCGGCCTTGTTCGAGGGTCGTGCGCCCACTGACCAATCAGTAACCGTGGGAATCGTCGTCGACGGCGGCATGGCCCAACTGCGAGCCACCGAGTCCGGTATCGACGTCGGTAAACCCGATGGATGCGAGCTTGACGCGGTCCTTACCGCCGAAGCACCGCTTGTTCTGGGACTCGCAGCGGGCGTCTTGTCACTGAATGACGTCGCTGCGCTCGTAGACATCGACGGTGACGAATCCGCCGTACGAACCTTCCTCGAAGCACCCCATCAAGGAGCCGATGAGAAGCCATCACCATAATCGACCGCGGCCGCACCACGCCGATACAACTCACCGTAAAGTTTCGTTGCGCAAGTCCTGTTGCCGGCGATCAGTTGTCGATTGTGCACCCATTGCGCTGGGCATGAAATCAACCTCTCACCGCGGGTTTGTTGGCGAAATAGGCTCTACTGCTAGATGTTTCGAGCTACTGCTCGCGACTGCCGCTTCGGAGCGAACCAATGGCAGGGTAGGTGGCCATTGGGACCGCAGCGCGCGCGGCGTGGATGTTCAGCGTGTTCGCTGTGTAGCCGAGCAGATCTGCCAACGACGCAGGGTCGATTTCCTTGATGAGATCGTGCAGAGCGCCGTTTCTCGCCGCCTTGATGTCTATCCCGAGCCCGCGCAATTGCTGCATCAGCGTTTGTTCGGTCGTGTGCTGCCCTGCGTTGAGACCTGGGAACAACCAACGGCATCCGTGATTCATAGTGCCCCGTTTACGCGCGTTGAGATAGTCGTGAAGAAGCGGCAGCAACGCTCTCGGGATGGGCGCAGCGAGAGCACCGACCTTGATCGATGTTCCATCTGCGCCGGCCTCGATATCGTCGACTGTGAGTTCAGCGATCCGACTGACGGGGACACCGTAGAGCAGGAGGATCAGGCCGGCAATTCTGGCAGATGGGACAATGTGGTCGGCCTCGATCATGGTCTTGATGAGAGCAAGTCGCCGAGCAGAAGTCATCAGGGGCGTGTGTTCGGCGGTCCGGTAGCGAGTTTCGAAGCGTCCGGCGATGCCCGCGGCTGCGCGCCACCTGACGAAGTTTCGGACGGCTGCACGTGTTGTCGGGCCTTCAGAGAGATAAGAATCGATCTGGTCCTGACGAAGGTCGTCGACGACGGTTCCGTGTTCATCGAGTAGCCAGCGTAGGAATTTTGTCGCTTCCGTGATCTGCTGCTTGGCGAATCCTGTGGCGTTAGCCATGTTCCGCGGGCGTTGGCTGGGTTCACGGAGCCTGCGGAGGTGGTGCCAACGCGCGTACTGTTCGATCGGTGCGTGGATAACCGGTGTGTTATCAAGGGATTTGAGTCGCTGATCGACCCAGGCTTCGAAGCGAACCATAATCGGATCACCGCGACTTGGCATCATCCGATGGTGGACGAGCATCTCGCGGAGATGCTCGACATTGCGCGATGGGGGCAGTGCGTCGAACGCGTCGTGACTGAGCTGCAGTTCGCGGGCGCCTACCTGAGCCAGCAGATTCGCGGTATCGGCATTGCGCATCCAGGTCAGGATGCTTTCGGGACGGGGTACGGCCGCTAGCTCGACGATCAGGCGTTTGATGCGCATGTCGGGCGGTGAGTGGGGCTTCAGTAGCTGCTCGAGTTGTTGGGTCACCAGGCATCGGGCGCAGTTGCCGCCGCGGAGCCTCTCCGCTTCTCGGCCGCAGTTGTCGCAGTTCAGGCATGTGGTGATCCCAGCGCAGTCTCTGCAAATGTCGTGGCCAGCGGCTGAGCGTCCTGGCAGGAGCCGGTCGGCGCCGCAGAATGAACAGCGTCCATAGCTTCTGACGGCTGCGGTGAAGCATGGCTGACAGATCCCGCCATCCGGCCAGCGTGCCCGGATCTTCGGCACCATATGGTGGCAACGGTCGCATTCGAGCGGGCCGGTACTGCGGGGCCGGCCTCGTTTGCGGGGACTAGTCATCGTCTGAAACGATCCTCGCTTTCACAGGCCGGTAAGCGTTGAGGAGGGGGACATCCTTGGCCGAATTCACTGCTTTATCGCGGGATTGGCGGGCGTCGGCGGCGGTGTAGGTAATGAGGTCTCCGGCTTCGATTCCG from Mycobacterium sp. DL includes:
- a CDS encoding type II toxin-antitoxin system PemK/MazF family toxin, which encodes MRPIHVAQLDKARPVLILTRELVRPHLTRVTVAPITGTVRGLSTEVPVGVRNGLEKDSAVSIDNIVTIPVAALGRQIGFFLPDQEESLTTAIQHAFDLD
- a CDS encoding alpha/beta fold hydrolase, whose product is MAIAERPAWVDDELFPFESRFIDIDGHRVHYVDEGSGPTLLFLHGNPTWSFDYSKVIESLRAEFRCIAVDYPGFGLSSAAPGYRYLPTEHAEVIDRFVEALELSGVTLVGHDWGGPIGLAMVQRRPEAFDKLVLTNTWAWPVGDPVVQTMSHVMGSPVGRLLIRQLNLFVNVMIPVGHRLTKPTSEQMDHYKKALDSPSRREASAVFPREITASRAFLADIESGLNAIAALPTLIIWGDADFAFGQNELERWENAFTDHETVIVKGAGHFVPSDAPEQFAAAIRSWHTRSGS
- a CDS encoding helix-turn-helix domain-containing protein produces the protein MSRDYGQYCGLARSLDVVGDRWNLLIVRQLLMGPARYGELREGLSGIATNLLTDRLRGLETAGVIERKLSDDAGAITYALTPWGTQLREPINALVRWSTPLMIRGPAGDEFRPEWLLVALPALFEGRAPTDQSVTVGIVVDGGMAQLRATESGIDVGKPDGCELDAVLTAEAPLVLGLAAGVLSLNDVAALVDIDGDESAVRTFLEAPHQGADEKPSP
- a CDS encoding PIN domain-containing protein, producing MALIARHLIDTSAAARMKHPEVAARLAPLIEAGLVATTAQLDTEALYSARSPNDYEQLRSDRRLAYEYLPTDDEHWKMALGAQRQLASTGRHRAVGMADLLIATIAGAHDVTLIHYDADFEIAAEVLPFRHQWVLERGTV
- a CDS encoding GMC family oxidoreductase N-terminal domain-containing protein → MNPVVDFDFIIVGAGSAGCLLANRLSADPAHRVLLVEAGGNDNWFWIKIPVGYLYTIASPRTDWCFTTEPDPGLADRSIHYARGRVIGGSSSINAMIHMRGQASDYDLWAQATGDDRWLWGGADGAGETLAIYKELEDYFGGADEWHGAGGEIAVERPRVRWKILDAWQAAAAEVGIAPIDEFNRGDNAGSAYFHVNQRRGRRWSMADAFLHPVAHRPNLTVYTDTQALQLLMDDQVRDDQRRGAWTTAAHRATGVRLLKDGRTIDVRARREVILSAGAIGSPQLMQVSGLGPAGLLTQQHVPVAVDLPGVGENLQDHLQLRTVYQVRGARTVNTLYRNWITRAGMGLQYLLMRSGPMTMPPSTLGAFAKSEPALASPDLEWHVQPLSLAKFGQPLHSFGAITPSVCNLRPSSRGHVRIAGADPLTYPTISCNYLSTDADRDTAVRGLRMTRQIMAAPSLARYCPEELFPGTQLVSDEDLQRAASELGTTIFHPVGTCTMGAFDPRGVPRSATTVLDTDCRVYRVAGLRVVDASAMPTITSGNTNAPVMLIAERAARAILG
- a CDS encoding DUF4174 domain-containing protein gives rise to the protein MPTTRRAYRSVLMLIVLLASAAFGSATAVAAELSDHLWEHRPLLVFAPADRDPRLVETLSRIEASRCEFVDRDMVIGLVVTEGTSTLDGQVINADESQRLANQYAISENAFSVLLIGKDGGEKLRVNEVPDLRTIYAVVDGMPMRSGEMSTNPSGC
- a CDS encoding LLM class F420-dependent oxidoreductase, whose amino-acid sequence is MTRPIRVAVQIQPGGAPDYRTWRDAVLAADDLGVDVIFGYDHFHRPAMEGIVDGKPVMFDDQPDVANFEGWTALASWGEITSHAEIGLLVTGVGYRNPDLLADMARTVDHISGGRLILGLGAGWYEKDYTTYGYDFGTFGSRFDLFDESLIRIENRLAALIPPPVRKLPILIGGTGPKRSLPAVARHADIWHAFQDLDAFRRSSDLVDELAETFGRNGSDIERSTLWENADSADAFREVGVTLFQTELTADNGYDVTSLKQVLTWRDNG
- a CDS encoding type II toxin-antitoxin system PemK/MazF family toxin, giving the protein MRGEVFRLHAARGSRGHEQSGSRYAVVVQSDQLPLSTWLVAPTSTSARAASFRPEVEVCGVKTRVLAEQTAAIDPGRLGGSVGFLSFDDLRRVDAALRVVLEL
- a CDS encoding type II toxin-antitoxin system PemK/MazF family toxin, translated to MIWRGEVYHVDLGQPLGHEPAFHRPAVVVSIDILNNGPGDLVVVVPITTVGYGLRSHVELEPAKSGLDHISYARCDQLRVVSTERLSSHQGIIGPEQMQAIDQALRFVLDL
- a CDS encoding YlcI/YnfO family protein, translating into MSKQIAVRLPDEVVDFIDRQVDQRHVESRASFVLQALQRERRRLIAARDAAILAEQTTDDDDFDALAAHTSTLELDID
- a CDS encoding MFS transporter, whose translation is MNRKAGILAAVYIAVLAINLDVTIVNVALPSIATELHADTRDLQWVVDGYNLTFAALVLAAGSLSDRYGRRPALLIGLLGFAATSALGALAASTGALVAARFSMGIFAALIFPTTLSIITNTFSDRRQRAIALGGWGAVVGVGVAAGPVTGGFLLEHFAWSSVFWALIPLAVLAAVLASLLVPESRDPGVPALDIRGLTTSIALLGTLVYTIIEAPVRGWHSQATVFGFIATVALALAFVTIEQAAEHPMLDIRLFTDRRFSAASASVTVTFFSLSGFIFLITQYFQVLRGFSPLDTGLRILPVALSIAVGSVIGGLLAPRIGTRTVVVSGLISFGTAMAWIAGSIDTDTQYWTIIVPQMLLMGLGIGLVSTPATESIMLVLPPARAGVGSAVNDATRELGSTLGVAVVGSLFSSIFGAHLADSAFAAAGKVGEAADSVQVAFGFATDNPTLLIAAQHSFLAGLTTACAVIAGLCFTAAVVGIGALPGRRFQPPVATAASLTVGSSPANGCPLAPDSMRSGTHKNSCPVWQHNTTKLDTAGIQ